The Astatotilapia calliptera chromosome 14, fAstCal1.2, whole genome shotgun sequence genome includes a region encoding these proteins:
- the nkapd1 gene encoding uncharacterized protein NKAPD1, which produces MSKQPLGKTLLRNVIRHTDAHNKIQEEIEMWKMRDWEIQTSQRKDFSDAEFVRGHMHCDRVSDQRRDFNRSRERASEHDDREARYWTRKLYEFESNDPDRWGHSGFKELYPEEFESDGEENSAKKKMSHHKMKKSKSDTEACLSKRSKKSSRKKKKKKKKGEDGKRKKVDSSSSDYSSDDSGATKDKQKRKRTKSRHKNKKASKARGKDVDISTEDSNDEIKRERLSHSRKKRKHDSHKDSDSGPNSKKKKRKNWKAMGEESSDSSAD; this is translated from the exons ATGTCAAAGCAGCCGTTGGGAAAAACGCTGCTGAGGAATGTAATCCGACACACGGATGCCCACAACAAG ATCCAAGAGGAAATTGAAATGTGGAAAATGCGAGACTGGGAGATCCAAACATCCCAACGAAAAGATTTTTCAGATGCAGAGTTTGTGAG AGGACATATGCACTGCGACCGAGTGTCAGATCAACGTAGAGACTTTAACCGAAGCAGAGAGCGTGCCTCAGAACATGATGACAGAGAGGCTCGATACTGGACTCGAAAACTGTATGAATTTGAGTCCAATGATCCTGACAG GTGGGGACATAGTGGGTTCAAGGAGCTTTATCCCGAGGAGTTTGAAAGTGATGG tgaaGAAAACAGTGCCAAAAAGAAGATGAGCcatcacaaaatgaaaaagtccAAGTCTGACACAGAGGCATGCTTATCAAAACGGTCCAAAAAATCCTCacggaagaagaagaaaaaaaagaagaaaggtgaGGACGGAAAGCGTAAGAAAGTGGACAGTTCGAGCAGTGACTACAGCAGCGATGACAGTGGTGCTACAAaagacaagcagaagagaaaaaggacTAAAAGTcgacataaaaacaagaaagctTCAAAAGCCAGAGGAAAAGATGTGGACATCAGCACAGAGGACAGTAATGATGAGATAAAAAGGGAGAGGCTGTCACACAGTCGCAAAAAGCGAAAGCACGATTCGCACAAAGACTCCGACTCAGGGCCAAactcaaaaaagaagaagaggaaaaactgGAAAGCAATGGGTGAGGAGAGCTCGGACAGCTCTGCCGACTGA
- the dixdc1a gene encoding dixin-A isoform X1 — MGAKQMKCLSSASPAHSSKEEYVITQLTDTPKEETVHDHPENQGEPQDDKSELTEKKSVTEEVALCGLCPSLGHDGQEEEKSWEEQLDAHQEQLEKEMQEARRMVFRLQALLLHGSLPEEDQDGSVSFGDNRANTEQQLVLIRSRLDQSMEEALDLKRELLRHKQETRHIQAIKDALQQRLAVQEDAVLQLKQELLRCNMAKDQLEGENAELKRKLSERNKLLSEYEQQLGRKDRILQQQQQKLDEAQHKAHEVSLGRAFRSEGSGYSNSVASTSPPVFQHSAPGEELQVVREALRSLRDSFSGHDPQHHTLDTLEQGVATLMDRLHSLDTQRRQDRGEEFKSPGRRANSTDRDSWLPSSKMAHSHSSPGLDTAVSTKVLYFTDRSLTPFLINIPKRLGEVTLRDFKAAVDRQGSFRYHFKALDPEFGTVKEEVFQDGAVVPGWEGKIVAWVEEDHGERR, encoded by the exons ATGGGAGCCAAACAGATGAAATG TCTCAGCTCAGCCAGCCCAGCTCACTCCTCCAAAGAGGAGTATGTTATCACCCAGCTCACTGACACCCCTAAAGAAGAAACAGTCCATGATCACCCTGAGAACCAGGGGGAACCTCAGGATGACAAATCTGAGCTGACAGAGAAGAAATCTGTCACAG AGGAGGTGGCTCTCTGTGGATTGTGTCCTTCCCTGGGGCACGATgggcaggaggaagagaagtCCTGGGAGGAGCAGCTGGATGCACACCAGGAGCAGCTGGAAAAGGAGATGCAAGAAGCGAGAAGGATGGTGTTCCGGTTACAG gCTCTGCTGCTCCATGGCTCCCTCCCTGAGGAAGACCAGGATGGATCCGTGAGCTTTGGAGATAACCGGGCTAACACCGAGCAGCAGCTG GTTCTCATCCGCAGTCGTCTGGACCAAAGCATGGAGGAAGCCCTTGATCTCAAG AGGGAACTTCTGAGGCACAAACAGGAGACACGTCACATTCAGGCCATCAAG GATGCTCTGCAGCAGCGCTTGGCAGTGCAGGAGGATGCTGTGCTGCAGCTAAAGCAGGAACTACTGAGGTGCAACATGGCCAAAGATCAGCTGGAGGGGGAAAAT GCAGAGCTCAAACGCAAGCTGAGTGAAAGGAACAAATTACTTAGCGAATATGAG CAGCAGCTCGGGAGGAAGGACAGaatactgcagcagcagcagcaaaagctTGATGAAGCTCAGCACAAGGCACATGAAGTCAGCCTGGGACGG GCGTTCAGGAGCGAGGGCAGCGGGTACAGTAACTCAGTCGCTTCGACATCTCCTCCAGTGTTCCAGCACAGCGCACCA GGTGAAGAGCTGCAGGTCGTCAGGGAAGCACTTCGCAGTTTGAGGGACAGTTTTTCCGGCCATGACCCCCAACATCACACCCTGGACACTCTGGAGCAGGGCGTGGCCACTCTCATGGACAGACTGCACTCTCTGGACACCCAGCGAAGACAGGACAGAGGG GAGGAATTCAAATCGCCAGGACGCAGAGCCAACTCGACAGACCGTGACTCCTGGCTGCCGAGCTCGA AAATGGCGCACTCACACAGCAGCCCAGGACTGGATACTGCCGTCTCCACTAAAGTGCTCTACTTCACAGATCGCTCGCTCACTCCATTTCTGATTAACATCCCAAAAAG GCTGGGAGAGGTGACACTGCGAGACTTCAAGGCAGCTGTAGACAGACAAGGCAGTTTCAGATACCACTTCAAGGCCCTTGACCCAGAGTTTGGCACAGTGAAAGAGGAG gtgtttcaggatGGAGCCGTTGTCCCTGGCTGGGAGGGGAAGATTGTTGCGTGGGTTGAGGAGGATCACGGGGAGCGGAGATAG
- the dixdc1a gene encoding dixin-A isoform X2, protein MGAKQMKCLSSASPAHSSKEEYVITQLTDTPKEETVHDHPENQGEPQDDKSELTEKKSVTEEVALCGLCPSLGHDGQEEEKSWEEQLDAHQEQLEKEMQEARRMVFRLQALLLHGSLPEEDQDGSVSFGDNRANTEQQLVLIRSRLDQSMEEALDLKRELLRHKQETRHIQAIKDALQQRLAVQEDAVLQLKQELLRCNMAKDQLEGENAELKRKLSERNKLLSEYEQLGRKDRILQQQQQKLDEAQHKAHEVSLGRAFRSEGSGYSNSVASTSPPVFQHSAPGEELQVVREALRSLRDSFSGHDPQHHTLDTLEQGVATLMDRLHSLDTQRRQDRGEEFKSPGRRANSTDRDSWLPSSKMAHSHSSPGLDTAVSTKVLYFTDRSLTPFLINIPKRLGEVTLRDFKAAVDRQGSFRYHFKALDPEFGTVKEEVFQDGAVVPGWEGKIVAWVEEDHGERR, encoded by the exons ATGGGAGCCAAACAGATGAAATG TCTCAGCTCAGCCAGCCCAGCTCACTCCTCCAAAGAGGAGTATGTTATCACCCAGCTCACTGACACCCCTAAAGAAGAAACAGTCCATGATCACCCTGAGAACCAGGGGGAACCTCAGGATGACAAATCTGAGCTGACAGAGAAGAAATCTGTCACAG AGGAGGTGGCTCTCTGTGGATTGTGTCCTTCCCTGGGGCACGATgggcaggaggaagagaagtCCTGGGAGGAGCAGCTGGATGCACACCAGGAGCAGCTGGAAAAGGAGATGCAAGAAGCGAGAAGGATGGTGTTCCGGTTACAG gCTCTGCTGCTCCATGGCTCCCTCCCTGAGGAAGACCAGGATGGATCCGTGAGCTTTGGAGATAACCGGGCTAACACCGAGCAGCAGCTG GTTCTCATCCGCAGTCGTCTGGACCAAAGCATGGAGGAAGCCCTTGATCTCAAG AGGGAACTTCTGAGGCACAAACAGGAGACACGTCACATTCAGGCCATCAAG GATGCTCTGCAGCAGCGCTTGGCAGTGCAGGAGGATGCTGTGCTGCAGCTAAAGCAGGAACTACTGAGGTGCAACATGGCCAAAGATCAGCTGGAGGGGGAAAAT GCAGAGCTCAAACGCAAGCTGAGTGAAAGGAACAAATTACTTAGCGAATATGAG CAGCTCGGGAGGAAGGACAGaatactgcagcagcagcagcaaaagctTGATGAAGCTCAGCACAAGGCACATGAAGTCAGCCTGGGACGG GCGTTCAGGAGCGAGGGCAGCGGGTACAGTAACTCAGTCGCTTCGACATCTCCTCCAGTGTTCCAGCACAGCGCACCA GGTGAAGAGCTGCAGGTCGTCAGGGAAGCACTTCGCAGTTTGAGGGACAGTTTTTCCGGCCATGACCCCCAACATCACACCCTGGACACTCTGGAGCAGGGCGTGGCCACTCTCATGGACAGACTGCACTCTCTGGACACCCAGCGAAGACAGGACAGAGGG GAGGAATTCAAATCGCCAGGACGCAGAGCCAACTCGACAGACCGTGACTCCTGGCTGCCGAGCTCGA AAATGGCGCACTCACACAGCAGCCCAGGACTGGATACTGCCGTCTCCACTAAAGTGCTCTACTTCACAGATCGCTCGCTCACTCCATTTCTGATTAACATCCCAAAAAG GCTGGGAGAGGTGACACTGCGAGACTTCAAGGCAGCTGTAGACAGACAAGGCAGTTTCAGATACCACTTCAAGGCCCTTGACCCAGAGTTTGGCACAGTGAAAGAGGAG gtgtttcaggatGGAGCCGTTGTCCCTGGCTGGGAGGGGAAGATTGTTGCGTGGGTTGAGGAGGATCACGGGGAGCGGAGATAG